Proteins encoded within one genomic window of Acipenser ruthenus chromosome 32, fAciRut3.2 maternal haplotype, whole genome shotgun sequence:
- the LOC117395223 gene encoding C2 calcium-dependent domain-containing protein 4D-like, whose amino-acid sequence MFSSGLGLLPAGQRGAPHSKLSAYPNILTPDRIPEFFIPPKLLLLPPPTPGAPESSRGGAPNRPWSPAERELIRSARRHVIQIESADSELGEGEERLAAASPTLPAAPHLSLACLPESPHTRRRESLFHSPPTRRSPVGEFTPQVASPSSLYPPFSSPDSDPASSTDSSPFSSPLLPARSPPPLCHARGTQRLFHRTLGSEELSRWSLPTDSGSSSEDSPVRRRRLGQATLAPPPLFQLDFICCQERLTKESLLPLRKGREPGGELRLSAEFSGEQGRLRVRLVSGEGLYPPGFDSRLVSCCVVVQLDPGRLQRQRSNVVKRSREPIFNEDFFFEGLSRGELDRRSLRVKVLNKGAGVKRDALLGEGEVGLASILHP is encoded by the coding sequence ATGTTCTCCTCCGGGCTCGGTCTCCTGCCGGCCGGGCAGCGGGGGGCGCCCCACAGCAAGCTGTCTGCGTACCCCAACATCCTGACCCCGGACCGCATCCCCGAATTCTTCATCCCTCCTAAGCTGCTGCTGCTACCCCCACCGACGCCGGGCGCCCCAGAATCCAGCCGGGGGGGCGCCCCAAACAGACCCTGGAGCCCCGCGGAGCGCGAGCTGATCCGATCGGCCCGGCGGCACGTCATTCAGATCGAGAGTGCGGACTCTGAgctgggggagggagaggagaggctgGCAGCTGCTTCTCCAACCCTCCCCGCTGCCCCCCACCTCTCCTTAGCCTGCCTCCCCGAAAGCCCCCACACCAGACGCAGGGAGTCCCTCTTCCACTCCCCGCCCACCCGCAGAAGCCCCGTTGGCGAGTTTACCCCCCAAGTGGCGTCTCCCTCATCCTTGTACCCTCCTTTCTCCTCCCCCGACAGCGACCCCGCCTCCTCCACAGACTCCTCCCCCTTCAGCTCCCCCCTCCTCCCAGCCCGCTCCCCGCCCCCGCTCTGCCACGCCCGCGGGACCCAGCGCCTGTTCCACCGTACGCTGGGCTCCGAAGAGCTGTCCCGCTGGTCCTTGCCCACGGACTCCGGCAGCTCTTCGGAGGACAGCCCAGTGAGGCGCCGCAGACTCGGCCAAGCCACGCTGgctccccctcccctctttcAACTCGATTTCATCTGCTGCCAGGAGAGGCTGACCAAGGAGAGCCTCTTGCCCCTGAGGAAGGGCAGGGAGCCGGGGGGAGAGCTGAGGCTGTCGGCCGAGTTCTCCGGGGAGCAGGGCAGGCTGCGGGTCAGGCTGGTCAGCGGGGAAGGGCTCTACCCACCCGGGTTCGATTCCAGGCTGGTCAGCTGCTGCGTGGTGGTCCAGTTGGACCCCGGGCGGCTGCAGAGGCAGAGGAGCAACGTGGTGAAGCGGAGCAGGGAGCCCATCTTCAACGAGGATTTCTTCTTCGAGGGGCTGAGCCGGGGGGAGCTGGACCGGCGCTCGCTCCGGGTCAAGGTGCTGAACAAGGGGGCCGGCGTGAAGAGGGATGCCCTGctaggggagggagaggtggggCTGGCATCCATACTGCACCcctga
- the LOC117969132 gene encoding acyl-coenzyme A thioesterase THEM4-like isoform X3 has product MMSLYERYSAKGAESWERLPSYKRYLTYSAGGQCLSRLHKPTARLFTRNLEEEGAGFEYTVFANKAERRAVCLFQAGPLLEGPPGHVHGGAIATIIDSATGICATYLTGFVMTANLNINYRNPIPLGSVVLVECELDRTEGRKTFVSCRITSADGSKLHAEATALFVSVSVGTLIGF; this is encoded by the exons ATGATGAGTCTGTACGAGCGCTACAGCGCGAAGGGGGCCGAGTCCTGGGAGAGGCTTCCGAGCTACAAGCGCTACCTGACCTACTCTGCAG GGGGGCAGTGCCTCAGCCGGCTGCACAAGCCCACGGCTCGCCTGTTCACCAGGAACCTGGAGGAGGAGGGAGCCGGGTTCGAGTACACCGTCTTCGCCAACAAAGCGGAGCGGCGCGCGGTGTGTCTCTTCCAGGCCGGGCCGCTGCTGGAGGGACCCccggg GCACGTCCACGGGGGTGCGATCGCCACCATCATCGACTCAGCCACGGGGATCTGCGCCACGTACCTGACCGGCTTTGTGATGACAGCCAACCTCAACATCAACTACAGGAA TCCCATTCCTCTGGGCTCGGTGGTGCTGGTAGAGTGTGAGTTGGACCGGACCGAGGGCAGGAAGACGTTTGTCTCGTGCAGAATCACCAGCGCCGATGGGTCCAAACTGCACGCGGAGGCCACAG CTCTGTTTGTCTCGGTCAGTGTGGGGACTCTGATTGGATTCTGA